One Streptomyces sp. R28 DNA window includes the following coding sequences:
- a CDS encoding FecCD family ABC transporter permease: MAPGLTLLRPHTRISFLLHRRSAAVAFVLLGLLVVVMLASACVGQTYISPPEVWRTLRTGSGPYDLVVNELRVPRIAVGALVGAALGAAGALVQTVTRNPLASPDVIGVGHGATAATVLALATGVVSSPGALPVVSVLGGLAAAALVYVLAWRRGMQPSRFVLTGVGIGVALSAVVQLYLTDSELEAAEQVKLWLTGSLNGRGWAQAEPLAVVLALSLPALVWASRALRPLGLDPETAAGLGVRVDRTRLGLTVLGVVLAATATGAAGPIGFVALTAPQLARRLTRTPQLPLLNAALTGAIVLVAADLAARTLLPPLEIPVGALTALVGGPYLLWLLGRRTATR; the protein is encoded by the coding sequence GTGGCGCCCGGCCTCACGCTTCTCCGCCCTCACACCCGCATCTCCTTCCTCCTGCACCGCCGTTCCGCCGCCGTGGCCTTCGTCCTCCTGGGGCTCCTCGTCGTCGTCATGCTGGCCTCCGCCTGCGTCGGCCAGACGTACATCTCGCCCCCCGAGGTCTGGCGCACTTTGCGCACCGGCTCCGGCCCCTACGACCTCGTCGTCAACGAACTCCGCGTCCCCCGCATCGCGGTCGGCGCCCTCGTAGGTGCCGCGCTCGGGGCGGCCGGTGCTCTCGTGCAGACCGTCACGCGGAATCCGCTGGCCAGCCCGGACGTCATCGGGGTCGGGCACGGGGCCACCGCCGCGACCGTGCTCGCGCTGGCGACCGGGGTCGTGAGCTCGCCGGGTGCCCTGCCCGTCGTGTCAGTGCTCGGCGGACTCGCCGCGGCCGCCCTCGTCTACGTGCTGGCCTGGCGGCGCGGTATGCAGCCGAGCCGTTTCGTGCTCACCGGTGTCGGCATCGGTGTCGCCCTGTCCGCCGTGGTGCAGCTCTATCTCACCGACAGCGAGCTGGAGGCCGCCGAGCAGGTCAAGCTGTGGCTGACCGGGAGCCTCAACGGGCGGGGCTGGGCGCAGGCGGAGCCCCTCGCTGTCGTACTGGCCCTCTCGCTGCCCGCTCTGGTGTGGGCGAGCCGAGCGCTGCGGCCCCTCGGGCTCGATCCCGAGACCGCGGCCGGACTCGGCGTACGGGTCGACCGGACGCGGCTCGGGCTCACCGTCCTCGGCGTCGTCCTCGCCGCCACGGCGACCGGCGCGGCGGGGCCGATCGGGTTCGTGGCGCTGACCGCGCCGCAGCTCGCCCGGCGACTTACGCGTACGCCCCAACTGCCGCTCCTCAACGCCGCGTTGACGGGGGCGATCGTCCTGGTCGCCGCCGATCTCGCCGCCCGTACCCTGCTGCCCCCGCTGGAGATCCCGGTCGGCGCGCTCACCGCGCTCGTCGGCGGGCCGTATCTGCTGTGGCTGCTGGGACGTCGTACGGCGACACGCTGA